Below is a genomic region from Enterobacter hormaechei subsp. xiangfangensis.
GAGCACAAACTTAAGCCCGCCTGGAGAGCTATGGTGGAATTTATCGAGGATCTGATTGCCAATCTGCATCCAGTCGGCCAAATCCTGTTCCAGACTCACCGTCAGAGGCGTGGGCAGTAGCCCTAAAGGCGTTTTCACAAACAGCGGATCGTCGAACCAGTCGCGCAGCTTCGCCAGCGATTTACTCACCGCGGACGGCGTCACGTTCATCCGCTTCGCGGCTTTGGTGACGCTGCGCTCCTGCAACAAAAGTTGCAGGCAAAGTAAAAGATTAAGATCGAGACTGCTGATGGGCTTCTTCATAGTTCGCCGCGGGCTGGATGACCATAAGTAAGGTAATGCAGAGTATGCTACAGCCAATCAGAACCCCGATCAGCATATTCAGCGCGTTAAGGCCGATCACCGCCGCCAGCCAAATCCATAGCGAAGAACCGCAGACCTGCGCAATGCCCAGCACCGAGCTGGCCACGCCTGCCCGCAGCGAGAAGGGGCCAAGCGCCTGACTCATCGCCACACCAAAGCCGACGGAGAATCCGGCGCAGATCAAAGTAATGCCCACCAGCATTACAGCGTGTGAGGTGGCGGTCGCCAGGATCACGCCTGCGGCGAGAAACAGCGTCTGTGAGGTGAGCATCAGCGTGCGCTGGCGGAAGATGTTGAGCGCAAAGGGCGTTGAGAATGAAACCGCCATGCTCACCATCGCGGTTAGCGCCATCACCGTCGAATACTCACCGCGATCGAAGCCCATCGTCTCCATCAGCAACACCGGGGAAACGTTTACATAGGTGAGGATCACCGCCACGCTAAGCGTGGTGATTGCCAGCCGACTCAGGAAAAAGCGATTCACCAGCTTTTCAGCCGGATGGAGGGTTGCGGTGTGATATGGCTGTTGCGAACCGGGATGGGTCTCTTTCAGCACCGTCACGGACAGGATAAAGACGATGGCGCCCATGGCTGCCATGGTCCAGAAAAGACTCTGCCACGGAAATTTAAGCATAATCAGGTAGCCTA
It encodes:
- a CDS encoding MFS transporter → MARFLFCSFALVLLYPSGIDMYLVGLPHIARDLGASEAQLHIAFSAYLAGMASSMVFAGKIADKAGRQPVAITGAVIFALASVLCSVAQESTMFLSGRFIQGIGAGGCYVVAFAILRDTLSAQRRAKVLSMLNGITCIIPVLAPVVGYLIMLKFPWQSLFWTMAAMGAIVFILSVTVLKETHPGSQQPYHTATLHPAEKLVNRFFLSRLAITTLSVAVILTYVNVSPVLLMETMGFDRGEYSTVMALTAMVSMAVSFSTPFALNIFRQRTLMLTSQTLFLAAGVILATATSHAVMLVGITLICAGFSVGFGVAMSQALGPFSLRAGVASSVLGIAQVCGSSLWIWLAAVIGLNALNMLIGVLIGCSILCITLLMVIQPAANYEEAHQQSRS